A genomic region of Tsukamurella pulmonis contains the following coding sequences:
- a CDS encoding cutinase family protein, which translates to MDSPTRLRGIIAALTAVAAVALQVTALAGSAAGAPSCPSLMVYGIQGTGQSSPGASTTADTGFLSDVFKPALAAAKGTVDRAYVPYEASFGGAGPSTPGQTAPYSESVQNAGNKAIEMIGAKHKSCPSTKFGLVGYSQGAHAVRGVLNDVLDGKTAIKPEDLALVANFGDPGRPPGASLFPERPGQVSPSPVPGTAGTEVSKVIASVTSAPSGGGIGPEKDVMRQVGEVAGRYASFCTPGDLACDAPTSAPLTHLITNIAGQSVLDQNDPLKSAQTIAQALAMTVVKTLSPGMAPQQASSNVQPGQAVSLSERLSAASDPRTPMPAAVPAPLQSLFQLGLIGGNGAVSQPSAVTTQNPLAALANAGAGSPKALQSVMGAQGSSGNGGLVELVPPLTSDRSVLSTFGSIGDLFTSNAELFNLATAFKYWDAGKAHTSYGSVAATPNGKPPTRFVADWIIAAGKDIARGVTSQVPSKQGPLGLPALPALDIPGAVSTLMTVPKVTGEATQGQFGALTGIVPGVGGESGSALPSSSIKPVNVPGIGDLPPFMVGQP; encoded by the coding sequence ATGGACTCTCCGACACGACTCCGCGGCATCATCGCCGCACTGACTGCTGTTGCGGCGGTGGCGCTTCAGGTGACAGCGCTGGCCGGATCGGCGGCAGGGGCACCGTCGTGCCCGTCGCTGATGGTCTACGGAATCCAGGGCACGGGGCAGTCGAGTCCGGGCGCGTCGACGACCGCCGATACGGGGTTCCTGTCGGACGTATTCAAGCCCGCGCTGGCCGCGGCGAAGGGCACCGTCGACCGGGCGTATGTGCCGTACGAGGCGAGCTTTGGCGGTGCCGGGCCGAGCACGCCGGGCCAGACCGCGCCGTACAGCGAGAGCGTGCAGAACGCGGGCAACAAGGCGATCGAGATGATCGGCGCCAAGCACAAGTCGTGCCCTTCAACGAAGTTCGGCCTCGTCGGCTACAGCCAGGGGGCGCATGCGGTTCGCGGCGTCCTGAACGATGTGCTGGACGGGAAGACCGCTATCAAGCCGGAGGATCTCGCGCTCGTCGCGAACTTCGGTGACCCGGGCCGCCCGCCCGGGGCTTCGCTGTTTCCGGAGCGCCCGGGCCAGGTCAGCCCTTCACCGGTGCCCGGGACGGCCGGCACCGAGGTCTCGAAGGTGATCGCGTCCGTGACCAGTGCACCGAGCGGTGGCGGGATCGGTCCGGAGAAGGACGTGATGAGGCAGGTCGGCGAGGTCGCGGGCCGATACGCCTCGTTCTGCACCCCGGGTGATCTGGCGTGCGATGCGCCGACGTCGGCGCCGCTGACGCACTTGATCACCAACATCGCCGGTCAGTCGGTCCTCGACCAGAACGACCCGCTCAAGTCGGCGCAGACTATCGCGCAGGCACTCGCGATGACGGTGGTCAAGACGCTCAGCCCGGGAATGGCTCCGCAGCAGGCCTCGTCGAACGTGCAACCGGGTCAGGCGGTGTCGCTCTCGGAGCGTCTGTCGGCCGCGAGCGATCCGCGCACGCCGATGCCGGCTGCTGTGCCGGCCCCGTTGCAGTCGCTGTTCCAGCTCGGGTTGATCGGCGGGAACGGCGCGGTCTCGCAGCCGAGTGCGGTGACGACGCAGAATCCGCTCGCTGCGCTGGCCAACGCTGGCGCGGGGAGCCCGAAGGCGCTGCAGAGCGTGATGGGTGCTCAGGGCTCCAGCGGTAACGGGGGCCTGGTGGAGTTGGTCCCGCCGTTGACCTCGGACCGGTCGGTCCTGAGCACTTTCGGTTCGATCGGTGACCTGTTCACCTCGAACGCCGAGCTGTTCAATCTGGCGACCGCGTTCAAGTACTGGGATGCAGGCAAGGCGCACACCTCGTACGGCTCGGTGGCGGCGACCCCGAACGGGAAGCCGCCGACGCGTTTCGTCGCGGACTGGATCATCGCTGCGGGTAAGGACATTGCCCGCGGAGTTACGAGCCAGGTGCCGTCCAAGCAGGGGCCGCTGGGCCTTCCTGCGTTGCCTGCCCTGGACATCCCGGGGGCAGTGAGCACCTTGATGACGGTGCCGAAGGTCACCGGTGAAGCCACCCAAGGACAGTTCGGGGCGTTGACGGGGATCGTGCCGGGTGTCGGTGGCGAGTCTGGAAGCGCGCTGCCCAGCTCCTCGATCAAGCCGGTGAACGTGCCCGGCATTGGTGACTTGCCGCCGTTCATGGTTGGGCAGCCATGA
- a CDS encoding SCO6880 family protein, with the protein MSEKVTRRRLFRPPLKYRSEGAAGMTVTGTLVVIGIVIIGFIVAMVPFPVIMKLGIMIPIVIFGIGFVVSFQGRTVWELILGGIGRARQVSEGEAMYRSGPFTSIPHGTPIPGLGVTSQVIDVHPTDGSEPFAMIQLRSRRLYTVVLRAWPQGREWDDEARKDMRVSRLGDTIAFLAQTADVVAIESVIETVPESGQMASATVRARLSPDAPDVVKQSMVEAVEEVPTAEVRGEARIAITFAADTSFRKRDPEAMGTDITRRLRRIMDYFETAGVPVRPMLEFELAATVRRSFSPGQELQIERGLATGEPMEIPWEDAGPVSASDQHGVYIHDGCQSVSWTLEKPPEATFDSQILSELLLPRADLPRKRVALIWEPYTPSEATTIVNRDDRDARQAMRQTIGAQISERAIVRNEQASAAKYEQARGAGMTRLSMIVTATVPVGGDIARTEAMVTNLTSAAALKMRSAKGQQGPAFLAGLGIGVLLPQESSTTDRLAA; encoded by the coding sequence ATGTCTGAAAAAGTCACTCGGCGCAGGCTATTCCGCCCGCCATTGAAGTATCGGTCCGAGGGTGCAGCCGGTATGACCGTCACCGGCACTCTGGTCGTCATCGGAATTGTGATCATTGGTTTCATCGTGGCGATGGTTCCTTTCCCGGTGATCATGAAGCTCGGCATCATGATCCCCATCGTTATCTTCGGTATCGGCTTTGTCGTCTCCTTCCAGGGCCGGACGGTCTGGGAGCTGATCCTCGGCGGGATCGGCCGCGCACGGCAGGTCTCCGAGGGCGAGGCGATGTACCGGTCGGGCCCGTTCACCTCGATCCCGCACGGGACGCCGATTCCGGGGCTGGGTGTCACGAGCCAGGTGATCGACGTGCACCCCACGGACGGTTCCGAGCCGTTCGCGATGATCCAGTTGCGCTCGCGCCGGCTCTACACCGTGGTGTTGAGGGCTTGGCCGCAGGGCCGTGAGTGGGATGACGAGGCACGCAAGGACATGCGGGTCTCGCGGCTCGGCGACACGATCGCGTTCCTGGCTCAGACCGCGGACGTGGTGGCGATTGAGTCGGTGATCGAGACGGTGCCCGAGTCGGGGCAGATGGCGTCCGCGACGGTGCGCGCCCGCCTCTCCCCCGATGCGCCGGACGTCGTCAAGCAGTCGATGGTGGAGGCTGTCGAGGAGGTTCCGACCGCGGAGGTCCGCGGCGAGGCCCGGATCGCGATCACGTTTGCCGCAGACACCAGCTTCCGCAAGCGCGATCCGGAGGCGATGGGTACCGACATCACGCGCCGCCTGCGCCGGATCATGGACTACTTCGAGACCGCGGGCGTGCCGGTGCGGCCGATGCTCGAGTTCGAGCTGGCCGCGACGGTTCGGCGCAGTTTCTCACCCGGGCAGGAGCTGCAGATCGAGCGCGGCCTCGCTACCGGTGAGCCGATGGAAATCCCCTGGGAGGATGCCGGGCCGGTCTCGGCGTCCGATCAGCACGGCGTGTACATCCACGATGGCTGCCAGTCCGTGTCGTGGACGCTGGAGAAGCCGCCCGAGGCCACCTTCGACTCGCAGATCCTCTCGGAGCTGCTCCTCCCCCGCGCGGACCTGCCCCGCAAGCGGGTAGCGCTGATCTGGGAGCCCTACACGCCGTCGGAGGCCACCACGATCGTCAACCGCGATGACCGCGATGCGCGACAGGCGATGCGCCAGACCATCGGCGCGCAGATCTCCGAGCGGGCGATCGTCCGCAACGAACAGGCCTCGGCCGCGAAGTACGAGCAGGCCCGCGGCGCCGGCATGACCCGGTTGTCGATGATCGTCACGGCCACGGTGCCGGTGGGCGGTGACATCGCGCGGACCGAGGCGATGGTGACCAACCTGACGTCGGCAGCCGCTCTGAAGATGCGTTCCGCCAAGGGACAGCAGGGGCCGGCGTTCCTCGCCGGTCTGGGCATCGGCGTGCTGCTGCCGCAGGAGTCCTCGACCACCGACCGGCTCGCCGCGTAG
- a CDS encoding M23 family metallopeptidase codes for MDQGKGAATAIVGAALGLVVALVMMIAVLFGASDDDECLPAGGASAAVAQGGGSAAIPSAEGTVKPMKAGTFQLTSPFGLREGGEMHKGQDLAGPAGTPIYAFADGVVRYSGTAKGFGHWIVIDHNIKGQRVSTVYGHMYADGLIAKQGETVKAGQLIAKEGSDGQSSGPHLHFEVHPGGYKDPSTAVDPAPWLAAAGEPGGLPAAAPAGPTAQLAQPDQAPAQQPNAPPAAAPAQVGAQAGTGAGTFSKDTGPGQVDRTGGINGGFVTLGNISGQGVTTAGQQRAWDLVRTKFPDATLISATRTVQVLGRPDNHNRGLAIDLGGDVSKLPAIANWIADTFPDSQELILSPFSRNIHGGKPFQYDASTLADHRDHVHWTAPARVLNGNGGTLTPPDSSAGSGTCTPGGGGDNTVGGGVDNLAAGKVPPEFEPWFRRAGTTCPQISSALLAGDTKQESGFNRLAVSSSGAQGSAQFMPGTWTAYGRDDDGNGRVSPFDIGDATMAQARYFCAIAKQIDGWIAAGTVKPDATGAVGLYIAAYNAGEGAIQKAGGMPSGGDYTTQTRPYVQRVLAYAREFAGQGFDGRGL; via the coding sequence ATGGATCAAGGAAAGGGCGCTGCCACCGCGATCGTCGGTGCAGCACTGGGGCTCGTCGTCGCGTTGGTGATGATGATCGCGGTGCTCTTCGGCGCCAGCGATGACGACGAGTGCCTGCCGGCGGGCGGGGCCAGCGCCGCGGTAGCGCAGGGTGGCGGCAGCGCGGCGATCCCGAGCGCCGAGGGCACCGTCAAGCCGATGAAGGCCGGGACCTTCCAGCTCACCTCACCGTTCGGCCTGCGCGAGGGCGGCGAGATGCACAAGGGCCAGGACCTCGCGGGACCGGCCGGAACGCCGATCTACGCCTTCGCCGACGGCGTCGTTCGATACTCGGGCACCGCCAAGGGCTTCGGCCACTGGATCGTGATCGACCACAACATCAAGGGTCAGCGGGTCAGCACGGTCTACGGCCACATGTACGCCGACGGGCTCATCGCGAAGCAGGGCGAGACGGTTAAGGCGGGACAGCTCATCGCCAAGGAGGGCAGCGACGGGCAGTCCAGCGGCCCGCACCTGCACTTCGAGGTGCATCCCGGCGGCTACAAGGACCCGTCCACCGCCGTCGATCCCGCACCGTGGCTCGCGGCCGCGGGCGAGCCCGGTGGTCTGCCGGCTGCGGCGCCTGCAGGTCCGACCGCGCAGCTCGCACAGCCCGACCAGGCCCCCGCCCAGCAGCCGAACGCACCTCCCGCCGCCGCACCGGCTCAGGTCGGTGCACAAGCGGGGACCGGCGCGGGCACCTTCTCCAAGGACACCGGCCCCGGGCAGGTCGACCGTACCGGCGGCATCAACGGCGGATTCGTCACCCTGGGAAACATTTCCGGGCAGGGCGTCACGACCGCGGGCCAGCAGCGCGCCTGGGACCTGGTGCGCACGAAGTTCCCCGACGCCACGCTCATCAGCGCGACCCGGACCGTCCAGGTCCTCGGCCGTCCCGATAACCACAACCGCGGCCTGGCGATCGACCTCGGCGGTGACGTCTCGAAGCTGCCCGCGATCGCCAACTGGATCGCCGACACCTTCCCCGATTCGCAGGAACTGATCCTCTCCCCGTTCAGTCGCAACATCCACGGCGGCAAGCCCTTCCAGTACGACGCGAGCACCCTCGCTGACCACCGCGATCACGTCCACTGGACGGCGCCCGCCCGCGTTCTCAACGGCAACGGCGGCACCCTCACCCCGCCCGACTCCTCGGCCGGGTCCGGTACCTGCACCCCTGGAGGCGGCGGCGACAACACCGTCGGTGGCGGCGTCGACAACCTCGCAGCGGGCAAGGTTCCGCCTGAGTTCGAGCCGTGGTTCCGCCGCGCCGGCACGACGTGCCCGCAGATCTCCAGCGCACTGCTCGCCGGTGACACCAAGCAGGAGTCCGGCTTCAACCGTCTCGCCGTCTCCAGCTCCGGCGCGCAGGGCTCTGCACAGTTCATGCCCGGAACCTGGACCGCCTACGGCAGAGACGACGACGGCAACGGCAGAGTGTCCCCGTTCGACATCGGCGACGCGACCATGGCCCAGGCCCGCTACTTCTGCGCGATCGCCAAGCAGATCGACGGCTGGATCGCCGCCGGAACGGTCAAACCCGATGCCACCGGAGCGGTGGGGCTCTACATCGCCGCCTACAACGCCGGTGAGGGCGCCATTCAGAAAGCTGGCGGTATGCCCTCCGGTGGCGACTACACCACCCAGACCCGCCCCTACGTCCAGCGTGTCCTGGCCTACGCCCGCGAGTTCGCCGGGCAGGGCTTCGACGGCCGAGGCCTGTAG